The following coding sequences are from one Candidatus Nitrosopumilus sp. SW window:
- a CDS encoding methyltransferase domain-containing protein, giving the protein MKVKPFDYKKRNMSVWNEVAPRYHKRWATAKRGPFQSTKKLVELIDVKKGDRILDVASGTGVVTKLLNQKVGKSGFVVGADTSTTAIKVAKNWNKKSSNLLFVNADAENFSFKEKFDIITCQYALFFFPNAQKALKNMKNSLKESGKLGISVHGHPDRVPYFDSIFEAVTQFIPNYVPPGTPDFDRFGTKKSLKDEIKKAGFRKITVKDYNFPYSPGTFEQYWNNYLRYVAKPIKEKLDALERSQRKELKEMVKENTKPYTKRNGIIQFPWEVLILTAKH; this is encoded by the coding sequence TTGAAAGTAAAACCATTTGATTATAAAAAACGAAACATGTCAGTTTGGAATGAAGTTGCACCAAGATATCACAAAAGATGGGCAACAGCTAAAAGAGGTCCATTCCAAAGTACAAAAAAATTAGTTGAATTAATTGATGTTAAAAAAGGAGATCGTATTCTTGATGTTGCAAGCGGAACAGGTGTTGTTACAAAATTATTAAATCAAAAGGTAGGAAAATCAGGATTTGTAGTTGGTGCAGATACATCAACTACTGCAATTAAAGTTGCAAAAAATTGGAACAAAAAATCTTCAAATTTATTATTTGTAAATGCTGATGCTGAAAATTTTTCATTCAAAGAAAAATTTGATATCATAACATGCCAGTATGCATTATTTTTTTTCCCAAATGCCCAAAAAGCTCTAAAAAATATGAAAAATAGCCTCAAAGAATCAGGCAAATTAGGAATATCCGTTCATGGGCACCCTGATAGAGTCCCATATTTTGATAGTATTTTTGAGGCTGTAACTCAATTTATCCCAAATTATGTTCCACCTGGAACTCCTGATTTTGATAGATTTGGGACAAAAAAATCACTCAAAGATGAAATAAAAAAAGCAGGTTTTAGAAAAATTACAGTAAAAGATTACAATTTCCCATATAGTCCAGGTACATTTGAGCAATACTGGAATAATTATCTCAGATATGTAGCAAAACCAATCAAAGAAAAATTAGATGCGCTTGAAAGATCCCAAAGAAAAGAGCTCAAAGAGATGGTAAAAGAAAACACAAAACCATACACAAAAAGGAATGGAATAATTCAATTTCCTTGGGAAGTTTTAATTTTAACAGCAAAACACTAG
- the sepF gene encoding cell division protein SepF — protein sequence MQKQENTTFLKAITIRDISDVHSIQEDIKKDMILILRVTPLAQKDVEQLRKVVEELYSIAKSAGADIARLGEERIIVAPSNIKIWKPEYDLK from the coding sequence ATGCAAAAGCAAGAAAATACGACATTTCTAAAGGCCATAACCATTAGAGATATCAGTGATGTACACTCGATTCAAGAGGATATCAAAAAAGATATGATTTTGATTCTTAGAGTGACACCGCTAGCTCAAAAAGATGTGGAACAGCTTCGAAAAGTTGTTGAAGAATTGTATTCTATTGCAAAAAGTGCTGGTGCAGATATTGCAAGATTGGGTGAGGAAAGAATTATTGTTGCTCCATCAAACATAAAGATCTGGAAACCAGAATATGATCTAAAATAA
- a CDS encoding Xaa-Pro peptidase family protein: MKQRRKNLLKNAQKIGCDTLVTFEPENLFYMTGFWGEAIGLLEKNGKTTIIAPELEIGRAKDESKDCDVITAERGTGLVSSLVKKIKKNRVCTDCQNYSIMTSLKKSVPKIKSSTEPFYNSRIIKDENEIKTLKKASKIIDEMFEICTKKIKEGQKESELQTILMTYAMEQQMFDTGYKSTLNPLIIASGPNGALPHAQVTNRKFKKGDLIVTDLTLRYKGYVSDATRTFAIGNISSQAKEAYEIVKESQKLGLKAVKPNVNCKDVDSACRKYIDEKNYGRYFIHSTGHGIGLEVHELPTVSYRSDTKLEENMAITVEPGIYIENKFGIRIEDSLIVKKKPVVMHKFTKDLITI; this comes from the coding sequence GTGAAACAACGTAGGAAAAATCTACTAAAAAACGCCCAAAAGATCGGGTGTGACACCTTGGTTACTTTTGAGCCTGAAAATCTCTTTTACATGACTGGATTTTGGGGTGAGGCTATTGGTCTATTAGAAAAGAATGGAAAAACTACCATTATTGCTCCAGAACTTGAGATTGGAAGGGCCAAAGATGAATCTAAAGATTGTGATGTGATTACAGCAGAACGTGGAACTGGTCTTGTTTCTTCACTTGTAAAAAAAATAAAGAAAAATCGTGTTTGTACTGATTGCCAAAACTATTCTATTATGACATCTTTAAAAAAATCTGTTCCAAAAATAAAATCCTCTACAGAACCATTTTACAATTCTCGTATAATTAAAGATGAAAATGAGATCAAAACCCTCAAAAAAGCATCTAAAATCATTGATGAAATGTTTGAAATCTGTACAAAAAAGATCAAAGAAGGACAAAAAGAGTCAGAATTACAAACAATTTTGATGACATATGCAATGGAACAACAAATGTTTGATACTGGATACAAATCTACTCTTAATCCATTGATTATTGCTAGTGGTCCAAATGGTGCATTACCACATGCTCAAGTAACAAATAGAAAATTCAAAAAAGGTGATCTAATTGTAACTGATCTTACATTAAGATACAAAGGATATGTTTCTGATGCAACAAGAACATTTGCAATTGGAAATATTTCGTCACAAGCAAAAGAAGCATATGAAATTGTTAAGGAATCTCAAAAACTTGGATTAAAAGCTGTAAAACCAAATGTAAATTGTAAAGATGTGGATTCTGCATGTAGAAAATACATTGACGAAAAAAATTATGGTCGATATTTTATTCATTCCACGGGACATGGAATTGGATTAGAAGTACACGAACTTCCAACTGTTTCGTACCGAAGTGATACAAAACTTGAAGAAAATATGGCAATTACAGTAGAACCTGGGATCTATATTGAAAATAAATTTGGAATTAGAATTGAAGATTCACTAATTGTTAAGAAAAAACCTGTTGTAATGCACAAATTTACTAAAGATCTAATTACAATTTGA
- a CDS encoding DUF814 domain-containing protein, with protein MTEEKEKKKVVALLSGGLDSQLAVRMMQEQGFDVSAVAIKTPFCDFDCGRGCGFEIRERADDLNVNLKTVYLGDEYIEMLKHPKHGIGAGFNPCVDCRTMMFDAAKKHMEEIGAEFIVSGEVLGQRPMSQHAPSLKLIEKESGLEGKIVRPLSARLLPETIPEKEGLIKRENLGMIRGRTRRNQLDMAEKYGIENPPNAGGGCLLTEPQFGIKAKDLFKHVENPTINDIDLLKIGRHFRLDEETKFVVGRNKDENEMIKAIALPNDILLESKDHVGPTSILRGKNAKDHTKFAASVTLRYSDAPKNQQEIVLVKMGDVSEEISAKSIEEEDYIKFRI; from the coding sequence GTGACTGAAGAAAAAGAGAAGAAGAAAGTTGTTGCATTATTGTCTGGAGGTCTAGACAGTCAGCTTGCTGTCAGAATGATGCAAGAGCAAGGATTTGATGTATCTGCAGTTGCAATAAAGACTCCATTTTGTGATTTTGATTGTGGAAGAGGTTGTGGATTTGAAATTAGAGAAAGAGCAGACGATCTTAATGTAAATTTGAAGACGGTGTATCTTGGTGATGAATATATCGAGATGTTAAAACATCCAAAACATGGTATTGGTGCGGGATTTAATCCATGTGTTGATTGTAGAACTATGATGTTTGATGCTGCAAAAAAACACATGGAAGAGATTGGTGCTGAGTTTATTGTATCAGGAGAAGTTTTAGGTCAACGTCCAATGAGTCAACATGCACCATCGTTAAAACTAATTGAAAAAGAATCTGGGCTTGAAGGAAAAATTGTAAGACCCTTATCTGCTAGATTACTTCCAGAAACAATTCCAGAAAAAGAAGGATTGATCAAAAGAGAAAATCTTGGAATGATAAGAGGTAGAACAAGAAGAAATCAATTAGACATGGCAGAAAAATATGGAATTGAAAATCCTCCTAATGCTGGTGGTGGATGTCTATTAACAGAACCACAGTTCGGAATTAAAGCTAAAGATCTTTTTAAACACGTTGAAAATCCAACAATTAATGATATTGATTTGTTAAAAATTGGGAGACATTTCAGATTAGATGAAGAAACAAAATTTGTTGTTGGTAGAAACAAAGACGAAAATGAAATGATTAAAGCAATTGCATTACCAAATGATATTTTACTTGAATCAAAAGATCATGTTGGACCAACATCAATTCTAAGAGGCAAGAATGCAAAAGATCATACAAAATTTGCAGCATCTGTAACTCTAAGATATTCAGATGCGCCAAAAAATCAACAAGAAATTGTTTTAGTAAAAATGGGAGACGTTAGTGAAGAAATTAGTGCTAAAAGCATAGAAGAAGAAGATTACATTAAATTTAGAATTTAG